ctttctttttcctctctctcctcaagCTTAAAGCGGAAGTAGAAACAGAGCTTCTGCTTTTTGAGACGCAGAATCTCATTTCAACTGTAACTGAgtgcagaagcagaagcagaagcggGGCCAAATAGATGGGTAACCTCTTGCGAGGcggaggcgaggcggcggagggtggGCCACCTCTTCATCCACCTGTTGTAGTAATCCACCACGACCGCCACCCTGGTCTGCTGCAGCATCACCTCCGACACCCACACCGCGTACGCCCTCTCCGCCTCGTCCACGCCGCTCGCCGCTCGCCACGGCAGCGATCGCCGGTGCTCGTCGTACCACCGGAGCAGCGACGCCCTCAAGCTCTCCGCTTCGCCCTTCGCAAAATCCTCCATATCTTCAACGGCGGTTGCGGCTACGGCAGCGCCAGCCCCGGGctctcccgccgccgccgccgccgccgcacggcggcggcgcggtCGCCTCTTCGGGTTCTCCGCCATCGCCTCCATGGCCGGTGAAATCGAGAACGAGGAAGGGCTTGGGACGTTTGAatttgggattagggttttccCCGCCATTTTCAGGGTTAGGGATTGGTCGAATGGGAGGGCGAGAGGCCAAGCGCTCATGCGAGTTGTGCGATCGTTGGACCTCCGGGTCTCCTTTTATGAACCGTAATTGGGCCGATCCTCATCGAGTCCGGCCCATTACGACGGCCCAGCCCCTTTGCATCCGTCTTCTTCCCCATTAtttttcctctatttttttcaccttcttcttcctcctctctctctctctctctctctctctctctctctcttagatgCTTCAAATTCCGTAGGTTTGATTCTCCTCTTCCACCTGCTATCTATGTTGCTATGCCGTGTTTAATTCATTATTAAGCTTTTGTCTTAAAAAACCCATTTTTGTTGAACTAGATGGCTTAGTAATCCTGCCATAATTGATTAGCatatgaaattattaatttagctgCTTTTTCTTACACGATTTACTAACTTAATTTTCCTCTTTATTCATAAAAACCGGTCAAAAAGGgaggaaaaagcaaaaaatggtttactaacttgatttttttttttttgggtaacaATTTTGGGCCTATTAGACAAGATGGGAAGCTCTTGCTTATGGAATGGAACTCTATCACCAGATGAGTTCAACACTGCCGCAACAGCTCTTGCTAAGAGGTGGAAGGAGACTGATTCTACTCTTCCTGAGTGGATTTGGATACCTTGTCAAAGAATGGGTGTTTCATCATCTAATGTCGGTGGTGATTCGTCGCGCGTCGTTGTTTCTGTTCTTTCCCTTACTGTTGATGCATTTGTTCTTTAATATTGAACGCCTAGTTAGTTGTTCATTGTGTTACAGGTGGAGGGATACTTGGCCCTCGAGAAGGTTTATCGTCACCGTGGCAGCGAGGTTGATATCGTAGTAGTTTGCGGTTATTGTATATAGGGATGGTAATCTTGCAATCACTAAGTCTTTTATTAATCCGTCTTTCCAGGAGGATAAAGCTGATGACAATTGTTCCGTGGATGAGGAGCTGGTCGACGATGATGCCACCTTGGTATATTATCCATTGCGTAGTTTTCTGAATTCGTCATTTCTTTTGGTCTCATGGTTTTATATGTTTTAAGGATGAGTTGAAGTTTCCGAAAGTCTTGTTTTAAATTCGATTAAAAGCTTGTCGCCATAGCCAGAAACAAGGAGCAGAAGGTTAAAGTTAGGCACTCCAGTTTTGGTTGTCTAAGAAACCATCTAGCTAGAAGGAAGAAGCGGAAAACTCAAATGAGAGCTTCTATTTGGCTTCCTAGTCaagccagaaaaaaaaaaatggtttttcATAAGCCGTAACTATGCTTTGCCAGTAGAAGAGCAGTTATGAGGAACCTGCGCAACTAGCACTTGGTTCTGCCGCAAAAGATATATCACAACGTTTGGATTCTTGTTGTTGTCGATGGTTTGGATTAGCGTAACGGACAGCTTTTATTTGTTTGCTAATACATCCAATTTTTCATCTTTTGCGAGAGCAATGTTATCTACTTTCAGGCATTCTAGAGCCCATTAATTTGTTTTTGTAGGttgataataaattagaaatcaTTATCATCGTCCAAGACTCTGTCCGGCAATATGAATTCCGTAGGTTGGTTTGTCAGAATATCGTGTAGAGACCTAATTTACAAACATGTAATTTACCATGCGAACTTCTGCTTTTCTATATCTTATTATTTGCTTTCTCCATCTAAAGTTCTGAACTGATCAAACTTTTGTTCTTTTCTCAGGTCTGTGGCAACAATGATGATTTGCATGCCTACGACTTCCATATTGTTTACAGTTATTCTTACAGGGttcctattttatattttcgtgGCTATCGATCTGGTATGTCTCTTACGAGAACACCCATGTTTTTTAATCTCTTATCTTGTTATTGAAACAGAGATATCTGATTGCATTATTTCTGTAGATGGCCATCCGTTGagcttggatgagattgtgatGGATCTTCCTCCTCATTCATCCAATACACTAAAGGAATCTAAATGGACATTCCTAACTCAGGAGGTAAATGTGCTTCCCGCTTGGTTTCTTTGATATAGAAAAGCTGCTTTAGTTAATATTGCACATATTGTCACGTGAGCGATGTTTATACAGCAAGAATATTGATCAAGCAAAATAGTCGTTATTCTTTTTGTCGATATTCTTCATGCCGTATTTAGATAAAATCCCCAGATGCAAAGAGCAATATTAACTAAAGCTGCTTCTCTCTTGCTTTAGTTAATATGCGCCTCATCACCTACGCAACAATAACAAGAACTAATTTGAATGACGCGTGAAAACTCGCAGGAGCATCCTTACTTGAATAGGCCATGGTACATGTTACACCCCTGCGGAATAAGTGATTGGATGAAGTTGCTTCTTGTGGATGGTGTGTCGAATGAGGGCAGTAAAACACCGCAATATTTACCTGCATGGTTATCTGTCATTGGTCAGGCAGTTGGATTAAGAATTCCCCTTGAACTGCACCAAAAGCCCTAGAATTGCATTTTCCTTCGTAATTTTCGTTATTTCAACTGTAAATCAACTGTAAGTCATAGCTATTGTCAGGCCATTTTTTCAAAGGTTTCGGTCTATcgattttatgtattatttaaCAATCGTAGCAATTTACATTTTATGTACTTATGGCCAGTGACTTTTTTGTTCAATTTTCATGGGTGTTTATTTAGTTGGAGTTCATTAGACTAGTGAAAGTCAAAGAGATACCAGAGTTGTTCTTCTGATGATTTAATTGCCAATAATATTTGGCTTAAAACTATTAGGCGGTGGCCGGTTAATTATAAGGCTTGTCATATGAAATCTTTCGCATGTTGGCACTGGTTCTTTTAC
The nucleotide sequence above comes from Ananas comosus cultivar F153 linkage group 17, ASM154086v1, whole genome shotgun sequence. Encoded proteins:
- the LOC109723546 gene encoding ubiquitin-like-conjugating enzyme ATG10, whose translation is MGSSCLWNGTLSPDEFNTAATALAKRWKETDSTLPEWIWIPCQRMGVSSSNVEGYLALEKVYRHRGSEEDKADDNCSVDEELVDDDATLVCGNNDDLHAYDFHIVYSYSYRVPILYFRGYRSDGHPLSLDEIVMDLPPHSSNTLKESKWTFLTQEEHPYLNRPWYMLHPCGISDWMKLLLVDGVSNEGSKTPQYLPAWLSVIGQAVGLRIPLELHQKP